The following proteins come from a genomic window of Meleagris gallopavo isolate NT-WF06-2002-E0010 breed Aviagen turkey brand Nicholas breeding stock chromosome Z, Turkey_5.1, whole genome shotgun sequence:
- the LOC109363789 gene encoding rho GTPase-activating protein 32-like — protein sequence MTEWSYPQLLDTERVPKLCFCRNQAVLGTNNCCQELSAALPSPCTTHDSQHSLFSLSRQNAASTRKESPAGCWFCCFRRRKPSSGTKRHLQHNAREPSETEVIVLAGEPSPCQPTRSRASSIDALRASISGELLGSTNHCSSNSSLPSNISDGEKELIHVHVLISPGSAEDADLSLPDTAVTSLDCDPVPLQCSPYQTEAECSDSSTSVQEQVSISEEKQSLLEGDLQSALQS from the exons ATGACA GAATGGAGCTATCCTCAACTGTTGGACACAGAGAGAGTTCCTAAGTTGTGTTTCTGCAGGAACCAGGCAGTGCTAGGAACAAACAACTGCTGCcaagagctcagtgcagctcttCCCTCACCCTGTACCACGCACGACTCACAGCATTcgctcttttctctctctagaCAAAATGCAGCCAGCACAAGgaaggaatcaccagctggCTGTTGGTTTTGCTGCTTCAGGCGCAGAAAACCATCCTCTGGGACCAAACGCCAcctgcagcacaatgccaggGAGCCCTCAGAAACAGAAGTCATAGTACTGGCAG GTGAACCGAGCCCTTGCCAACCCACAAGATCCAGGGCAAGTAGCATTGATGCACTGCGTGCTTCCATCAGTGGAGAGCTCCTAGGAAGCACAAATCACTGCAGTTCGAACAGCAGTCTTCCAAGTAACATCAGTGATGGAGAGAAGGAGCTCATCCATGTTCATGTTCTGATTTCTCCAGGCTCTGCTGAggatgctgacctgagcctgccagacaccgcagtcaccagcctggactgtgaccCAGTGCCTCTGCAATGCAGCCCATACCAAACAGAGGCTGAGTGCTCCGACAGCAGCACCTCCGTGCAGGAGCAGGTCAGCATCAgtgaggagaagcagagcctcttggagggggaCTTACAATCAGCCCTCCAGTCCTAA